One genomic window of Branchiostoma floridae strain S238N-H82 chromosome 4, Bfl_VNyyK, whole genome shotgun sequence includes the following:
- the LOC118414657 gene encoding RE1-silencing transcription factor B-like, producing the protein MASAGKEISTRKCPLCKFTTADQQQLESHMFTHIKANLIVCDKCGYRALNHGAMTKHMRTHTGERPPRACKPRMDTLKCPLCKFAATNRKEFESHMFTHACFRSMWKTTMEKQVKTHIGEEPFVQVASSEPSTEMSRHSCHLCKYTTTDQKELESHRAVHVTYTGEPFMCGECMYRTDSMYSLQMHMNTHLKEIATVCEPACEQSQNNSSTNIEPNQENMAANSNSCWDNIATNNEAIHNKMATNIEPLSQH; encoded by the coding sequence ATGGCATCGGCTGGTAAAGAGATCTCGACACGCAAGTGTCCTCTCTGCAAGTTCACTACTGCTGACCAACAGCAGCTGGAGTCACACATGTTCACACATATCAAGGCAAACCTCATAGTTTGCGATAAGTGCGGATACAGAGCACTGAACCATGGAGCGATGACAAAGCACATGAGGACTCATACTGGTGAGAGACCACCTCGGGCTTGTAAGCCGCGCATGGATACCTTAAAGTGTCCCCTATGCAAGTTTGCCGCGACAAACCGAAAGGAGTTCGAGTCGCACATGTTCACTCATGCGTGCTTCAGGTCAATGTGGAAAACCACGATGGAAAAACAGGTGAAGACTCACATTGGTGAGGAACCATTTGTGCAAGTGGCCAGCAGTGAGCCTAGTACAGAGATGTCCCGACATAGTTGCCATCTCTGTAAGTACACCACCACAGACCAAAAGGAGTTGGAGTCCCATAGGGCTGTACACGTGACTTACACAGGTgagcccttcatgtgtggggagtgcatGTACCGGACAGACTCCATGTACTCGCTGCAGATGCACATGAACACCCATTTGAAGGAGATAGCTACAGTGTGTGAACCTGCGTGTGAGCAGAGTCAGAACAACAGTTCCACCAACATTGAGCCTAACCAAGAGAACATGGCCGCCAATAGCAACTCCTGTTGGGACAACATAGCCACCAACAATGAGGCCATCCACAacaagatggccaccaacaTTGAGCCTCTGAGCCAGCACTAG